The DNA window GTCGATTCCCGTAAAATACAGGAAACTGCTGTCTTGCCGGAAAGGGTAGATGTTATCCCTGTAATTCATGCCGCTGTCGTCGTTTCCGGGCAGTAAAATGATACCGCTGCCCATATCCGATTGCAGCTTGTTTCTTCTATTGATATAAGTTTCCTTTAAAAACACGTGGTGGTGATTTAATAATTAGCAGATATTATCAATGCTAAAAATAAGCAACAAACGCGGACGATAAATCACAGGGTTAAAAAGAGGATAGAGTAGGTTAATAATTGTAAACCGTCAGTGTGCCGGGGTCTTCTCCAGCATTTACCAGAGCGCAATTTAAGCAAATGCAGCATTGTTTTCCCTCATCTGACAGCTGCTTCAGGAGAGGATGTCGTTTGTAGGCTAAAAATTTTTTTTCAAATATTTTTGGAGAAGAAAATATTTTTTATACCTTCGCGCTCCCTTCAAGGGAAATTGATTCCGTAGCTCAGTTGGTAGAGCAATACACTTTTAATGTATGGGTCCTGGGTTCGAGTCCCAGCGGGATCACAGAGAGTTTACAAACCTCGCGCTAGTCGCGGGGTTTTGTTTTTTAGTTGAGCGTTTAGTCGAGTTCCTTTTGTATAACTCCGATTTCTTTCCCGTACTTTATACAGGTTAACCGGCTTTTACTAAGTTAAGAAATATAGTTATAGGTGATATCTGTCTTTTCGATCACATTATCCACTACACGGACTGGATGGTTCTCAAGGTTTGCTTTAACGATTACAGAAAGTCATTTTCCTTTGGCCATACTATAAAAACGAAAAACACATCATTGAGTTTGGTACTCCATAAAAAAAAGAGGACGCCTTTTGAGACGCCCTCTTTATTTTCATCAATAGGAATTCTACCTTACCTCCAGCTTATAAGGCGGCGTATCCGCTGCAACCAATGCTCTGAACTGTTTAAAGCGTTCTGTATTCTGTTTCTCACGGCCAAAAATCTCCAGATGAAATTTCATTCCGCTGACCTCTTCCTCCGTGTACTGATTCAGACTAACGGCTCCGGATATTCCCAGATGCGCCTGGCAATTAGCACAACCACCAACATCCCAGCGGCTCAGCACGGACTGATAACCGACAAGATATCTTTTATCATCCCCTTTGGTTGCATACACACCAACAATAAAAGAGCCTTTGATACCTCCTCTGCTAAGTCCTGAAATATAGAGATGCAGATTGCTTCTCTTTGAATCAAGAGCACTGGCAGTTCTTGCAGCTGCAACAACATCGTTTTGCGACAATGAGCCATCGGTATAGGTATAATTTAGCTGTGATTCAATATTTATACAATCTTCTGATGTGAAATAGGTAGTATCTGTTTTTATAAACGGTTTTAGCGCAGTTGTCATAGTCAGTGTTTCATTCTCCGTTTGCCCGTTGGCAGGGCCTTGTCCGGCACCGCCATTGAAACCATTTGAGGTACCCAGATCTGCGGGGTCTTCGATGATGTCAAAACGTTCTGTAAAACCCTGCTTTTGCTGCCATAACCAAAACACACGATCTATATTACAGTGGTGAAAAAAGAAGATGGGATCCAGTCCTGCCGTATCATTCTCGCCCATATCACCATTTGCATCCGGTAGCTGAGATGCATCATAGCCTCCGTTATTTATGCCGGTAGGAAGAGTAAAACCACCAACTGCCAAATGAATATCGTTGTGCGGATGCTCCAGTGCAGTGTACCCTTTACCATAATAAGCAGCAGATTGCGTATTGGAAAATATCGTATAAATAGGAGCGTCAAGACAATCACTGAATGCCTTTGCTATACCTGCCGGTCGTGTTGTCCCGTCTCCTGGGCCACATCCGGGTATGTAGTAAGTCACATTATTAAGCCATTGTAATACATTCGCATTCAGCAAGGCAATATTGGCGTTCGGATCAAAGAAATTAGCATTATACTCGTAAGTAGTGGCTTGGGCCTGCGGCGTGCCCACAAGGCCAGACAGCGGGTATCTTACTGTTTGGTAACCTTGTGGTTTGCTATAAACTGAGTCGTCATTGTTCACCTGGTCAGTTATTTTTTTAGGGAAAATAAATGAGGCAAGTGGATTATCGATGGCATTATTATCATCAGGTACAATTCCCTTATCACGCAAACACTGCGGGAACTCTCCCTTGAATGTAAACTTCGGAGCTGTAAGCGCACGCGGTATGCCATATGTGGTTGAATAGGAATCTGTCTCATCCCAATAGGGTTGCATTACATCCTCACAACCAGGAGTAGTCTGCAGGGCTTTTTCCAGCTTGTATACATATACCCTGTGCCAGGTGGGGAAAAGCACATTCTGGTGATTACAGTAGCCACCCCACCATTCCGGGTTTGTAGCGCCTTCCCCGGCAAATGGTTCTCCGTGATACCCACCTATCACAAAAAAAGAGTTAGGGTCAGTAGGTGGTAATGCTTTAATATAAGCCCATGCTGTCATCAGTTTTTCCAGATCATTATTGATGCCTGCATCATAATCATTCTGAATTTCAATTATAGAGCGGCGAACGCCTATGCCATTTCTTGTCATAGTTAAGCAATTTTGTGTTTCTTGTGAATAAGTTTCAAGGATACATTGGGGAAATTACTCAGTAAAGATCCTGTCAGGATCATGCCAACGCCCGCAACCAGCGACCATTGTGTGCCAGGGAAGAATGCGCGGCTGCTCATAATAAAAACCGCACCCAACATGCTGATAATAAAAGGCAGGTATCCTGCCACTCTTATCCGCTTATACAAAAAGAAAAGATGTATCGCCAGGAAGATCATCATTACGGGCAGCAGCCATTTCATATAAGGTAGCTTCGCCAATCCCAGGCTACCGAACATACTCATATAAACAGCCCAGCACATAGGACATTTCGGGAAAAAAGCAATTAGGATGCTCAATATGACCGAAGGTACACTCCTGGCGGTTTTCGAGGGTATTGTCCCCGATGATTGCTGCTCACCGGAATGCCTGACATGGCAATTACAAGTGTTGCATTCATTTAAATTTTCCATAGCGTATATTGATGTTGTAAAAGAAAAGGCTGAAAGATATTTATGCGTAATTCAGCCACGGAAAAGGGTTTAAAAGAAGCAGCAGGACCATCTCTGCAATGGTTGCTATGAAAGAAATAGGGGATGCCATTTTTCATAAGACAACATTTTATGGGACCCGACACTCACATGAATTGGAGGAACGTCAGATTCAAGCGGATCGGAAGAAAATACCAGATTCTTTTTTTGCTGTTGGATACTTTTAGTTTGCTTGCTGAGCATGAGATGAGCACCCGGCGCAAATCCCATGGTTAACAGCTGCATGATTGTCTTTCTGTGTTTGCATGAGCGTGTTCATAAGAGTATCTCATTTATGGAATAAAGAATAAAGAAATATTGCGGGTAATAGATGCCCTGCCCGAAATTGCTCCAGGCTGAGTTATCAAAGGATATATCATTCTATCAACAGGGGTGCTGCTATTCAGAAAATGGAACGAGCGAACTCGATACACCACTGCATCAGGAAAAATTCTGGCTGTATAAGAGAAGTCTTGCAGAAATGAACGCCTAAGGGGAAGTTAATACCGGCCTGCCTTCTGAGGGTAATTCCACAACATTTGTATGATGGTTATTTGAGGGTTTAGAGTGATGAAAAAATGGTAACCATAACTTTTATGTAATCGAAAATAAATAAAAAAATCATTTCGCCAAGAGGGTCGCCAGAGCGAATTTTAAATGTGTATTAATTTTGTATGTGTTTAAAGAATAATTTGATTGTTGATACAGATGGTTTGGTCGACGCATCTATTTTGGCGAAAGTGTGGCCAGGTTAAAAAAGGGGAAAAATACCCGTCAAAGTTGAATTGGTGAAATGACGATTGGTTATTGCTACAAACGGACACTATCGGTTGCAGGGACTGATTTTTTCAAAAATCAGTGTACTTGGCTGTAGTACAGGAACCCATGTATAACCCACCCCACTTCCGGCATTTTCATGATAAAACCCGCAAATATGCGGGCTTTATCATGAAATACAATTTAATTTAATCACAGGTTTTCCTGATATAATCCCAGCGGGATCACTGGAGAAACAAAAAACCTGCGTACTGCGTGGGTTTTTTGTTTTGGGTCTATTCCAACACCACTACCCCCGGAATAAAAAAACTGTCATATCACTATATCATTGTGATCAAATGAAAAAATTCGGAGTCTCCAATACTTCTGGTAGGTTTGCCGCTATGCGGGATCTCCGGAACAGTATTACGTTGGGTGGTCTTAGGGCTACTTTACCATATTTTCCTGGTCCCCCGGCCGGGCAGCTGCATAGGGACCAGGATTGATATTCTGCTGATGTAATTATCCATCAATCATATGAGGCACGAAGCGGCTTTTATTATCGGTGATAAGGGAGTCTGCTTCGCGGATACCCATACCTGCGGCCTGCTGTGCTATCACCCAGCTGCCTATCACCGGATATTTGCCATCATAGGCCGGAAGCTCGAACAGTTCCTGGAATACATATCCTTCCTGGCCGTAGCCACCGTCGGAGGATTGCAGCAGCTGTCCGTTGTCGACCATTTCTATATTGGCTCCTTCTCTCGAGAGAATAGGTTTTTTCACGAAGCGGTTCATGCCGTGTGAGTCGAACCATGCTGGCAGCAGATTAGGATGATTCGGGTACATCTCCCACAGGATAGGCAGCAGCGCTTTGTTGGAGAGTATCATTTTCCAGGCAGGCTCAATCCAGAAGGCCTGGTTGGCATCTTCTGGTATATTTTTTCCGAAATCATCTCTCAACAACCATTCCCAGGGATATAACTTGAAGATGTTCCTGATAGACTCATTCTCCAAATCCATAAATGTTCTCGTGCTGTTATCCCAGCCCAGATCGTCTATAAATACAAGCTTGGTATCCAGACCCGCCTGCATAGCACAGTCGCGCAGGTACTCGGTATTGGTAAGATCTTCAAGGGTTTGCTTCAGACAGCTGAAATGCAGTTTGCCGGGACGCAGGTAAGATGCGAGCGTTTTCCAGCCATCGATCAGCTTTTCATGAACAGAGTTGAACTGGTCTTTGGATTTATCAAAATCCTGAAGCCAGAACCACTGTACGATGCCTGCTTCATAGAGAGAAGTAGGAGTGTCGGCATTGAATTCAAGCAGTTTAAGATGACCGTTCTTATAACAGAAATCAAACCGGCCGTAGATAGCAGGATGATCTTCCTGCCAGGTTTTTTCTATATAAGGGATAGCCCCGTCAGGAATCGCAAAGCGATGATACAGGTTATTGTCCATTACATATTGCACCGCGCCCAGGCACATATCCCACAGCTCCTGTGTGGCGCTTTCAATTCTGTTTATTTCGCTGAGCATAAACTTGTAATAAGCACTTTCATCCCAGTAGGGGATATCTGTTGTATGAAATCCAAACCCCAGCTTCTCAACGGCGCTCTGCCAGTTGTTGCGGGGAGGAATACTAATTCGTTGCATCTGAAAATTAATTGAAATTAGGAAGAAACACTGAAACCATGTGAGCCAAATCCGCCACGGGTAATACTTCCTTTGAAACCATTGCGACCGGTATTGGCATGCGCACTGAGGCCTCCGGAATAGTAACCGGCACGCGTATAACTACCATTGTAATAATGACCATAAGGCCTGAAGGCATAGTACCAGAGATGCGAATGGTGGTGATATCCGTTGTTACTGGAATAATATCCATTGTCATCCCCATAATAATTTCTTACACCGTTGTAGGGAGCAGTGGTATCGCCGCGCATGAATACCCTGCGCTGGTGATGGGGAGTAGGCTTATGACAGCTGGCAAGTATTGCGGTAATCAGCACCAGTTGTATGTGTGCCGATTTTTTAAGTTTCTTATTGAACGGTGACATAAATCTCGTAATCCTTCTGAAGTTTAATAGATGTAGTATCTCCGTTCCCGTTTTCGCCCTGTTCTGTGGTTTGGCCCAGGGAAGGAATTGTATCGCGGTGCACTACTGTTTTGTACAGGGATGAGTTAGTCCAGATTTTATGGGTAGTCACCATTTCATCATGAAACTTGTCGATGTGGTTGGTACTGAGTACTGTTTCAATAGAACCTGTTTTGTCGATGGCATCGGTAATGTCTTCATTATTGGGTTCACTGGCTTCATTGCTACAGCTTCCCTGTGCCAGCATACAACAGATGAGGGCGCCTGACAGGTATAGTTTTTTATTCATGGCGGGTATAAATTATAGTACGAAGTTAATAAGGGAATATATTATTTATATAAAATTTTTTAAGTATAATAGCATAGCCCCAAGGTTGATGTGTATAATATAAGCGAGCATAATAGAGAGAATAGTATTAGGATTTATTGCACTGTGTTTGTTTCTGTATTTCCCTGGAAGCACTCTATAGGCATTCAATAACTATCATCCGGGTATCTCCTAAGTGTCCTATAACTATCGCTCAAATAAGCTGGTTCAGGCTCATATTTGATACTTTTTTGCTAATAAGAAGAGTAGGCATTCCGGGCGAGTCATCTATTTATCTTGATGAGATACCATTATTGTGGGGAAAGCATCACATTAATACCCGGAACGCCGGCTTCAGATCCCAACTCTGGGATGAATTCAACCGTGCTGCCATGGAATGGATTTACAACATGGGATATCCGTGCTACACAGATATTATATCCGCAATAGGTAGAAGTGTAGGGAGGTTTGGAGCGAACAACTTATCCTAATAATACGGGGGGCGGCCAACCACTCCCCGTATTGATATTAAATGCATTTATCCTTTCAATAACGCCGCCATAGGTCATTGTATTAAACTGTCTTTTCGATTGCGGTTAATGCAGGTGCCTGCTGTAACTCAAAGATGTATCAAAAGCGTGTATGCGTTATTGTGATATATTGTAATCTGGAATGGGGCACCCGTATTGCTGTTATCAACTCCAACGAAACGGAGCTGAAAATGAACGAAGAACAACCCATGCCAAGCTGAGGATGGGGTGAATCAGGAGGCCCCTATATTCCTTAACCGCCTACCCGTGATACACTCTGGAAGAAGTAATGATGCCGTCTTTTATCTCCAGTACTTCTCCTACCAGCAGATCCTCTTCGTTGGGCACCTGACGGAGATATTCCATAAATACCCGGTCCTGATTGGCGGTTAACGTATGCAAGATATATTGCAGGTGAGGATATCGCTCAAAAGAATCCTGCCACCAGACACGGAGTGCCTCCTTACCTTTGATAAGGCCGCCCGTAGCTGGCTGCCGAATTTTCAACTTCGGACTGTAATGCATCGCATTATCGTGGTACAGAGATAGTAATTTTTCCAGGTCATGTTCATTGAATGCTTCGAACCATTTGTGAGCAATGAATTCCAGTTCGTTTGGTGCTGACATATACTACTGTTTGTAAGCGGCAAATATAGGTTAGTTGTCTGGACTCCGCATACAAATTCCTCTGGGGTTATTTTTTTATGTAGAAGAAGATTTTAAAAAATTCCCGATGGTATCCGCTTTAAAATTTTATCTTTAAATTGCTTCATTGTATGCCTCACTTTGTAATAGAATGTTCAGATGGAAAACAAGCTTTCCAGCATTATCATACAAAAACAGGCACCGTTGTTTACTAATATTTCATTTCTATCCATGAATATCCGGGAGGTTGAACAGATGGAACTAAAAAATGATACGCTTCTTTTAAAACTATTAAGTGATAAGGATGCTTCGGTATATTACAAGCTATATACCGAAAGAATGAATGAGCATCCTTTTCTTCCAGATGAAACACCGTTGGCATTTACTACCCGAATTCTTCAATTATGTAATGTCTTATTCACCATACGACTAAGAAATCAGCCGGAGATCATTATTGGAGATTGTGCCTTGCATGACTGGGATCAGAAAAATAATGAAATTGAAATTGGTGGTTCCTTATTCAAAGCCTACCAGGGGAAAGGTTATATGCAATCGGCTTTTGATCTCCTCATTGAACACGCAAAGGACCGCTATCATGTAAAGAAAATCATAGGTAAAACGCAAGTAGACAATAATCATGCGATTCGCCTGGTTGAAAAGTTGGGTTTTCAGAAAGAAAAGGAGGAAAACAGCACAGTTCTTCTTAGTAAAATATTGTAACTGGTTTTGCTTTTTAAGTCGAGCTTTCAGGCGAGTTGCTTTTATAAAACAGCTTTTTGTTTCCCATTCTTTATACAGGTTATATTCTCTGCACAACTCCATTTTTTGTTGGGTATGTATTATTGTCAGAATGCTAACGGGCAGTTCCTGAAATTACGAATAACGGCTGTACTTCGCAGTCATGCTCTCCTATTAAAAAGTAAAAGGAATCTTTCATGCTGACTCCTTTTAATTTATCATGATCATATAGATGTTGTAAGGCTTTATGCAAAGCCAGGTAAGCATTATACATATAAATATTACTCAATTCGGAATAGCCTTCCAACTCGAATACATCAAGGTGCCCATATTTATCTTCATCAATATTAAAGTAGGCCAGTTTAGTTAACGGAGTACAGCATTCCAGCGAAACGCCAGGAACAGCATAGTAACCATTCGCAAAATCATAACTCCCGAGGTTGTCATATGGAGTTACCTGAAAAGGAATGGGATTCTCCAGTTTAGTTATTCCATATACAAGCGCTTCTTCCGACTCTGTTAACAGATCACTGTATTCGAAAAGAATAGCAAATAAGGCTGTCTCCATGTCAATATCCTTTTCGGGATTTGTCCACCAGTTCCGTATGTTCGCTTCCAGTTCAGCGACAAATGCAGAAACGTTATCATCGGCTGAGAGTTCCGGTACCAATGGTCTGAATTCTTCAAGTAAAGGGTGTAGATCGGTGATAGCAAGAAATGCTGATTTATTGGCTGATAGCTCATTGGAGAGGAATGCTTTGATTTCAGAATTCATGGATAGTGATTGATGTTTGGAAATAGTAATCTTGGTTAGATTCTCCTCAACAAAAATAGTCTAAAACGTATATTTTTATTTTCTGTTTCTAATCTTATCTGGTTTTGATAGGTGTTTTATAGATAGGCTATTGCTTGTAAAGAAGGGATTGGGCTTGGATTTGGGAGAGTCTATCATAATTTCCAAGGAATTGGTTCGGGAACAATCCGAACAGGATCACAGAATTAGAAAAAGGCTTCAGAATATATTTGAGCGGGAAGTTCTTATGCAGGCTTATAAGTATGAACGACGATCCCGCCGGGGAAATCCTCTGCAGCAACCAGTTTCAGGTCGAGTGGCTTTGCAAAGGCGTTGAAGATTGGCAGCCCCGCGCCTAACACTGTCGGATGGATTGCCAGGCGGTATTCATCGATGAGGCCTGTCCCTATCAGGCTGCGCATAAACCCGGCGCCGCCTAATGCCAGAATGGGCTTCCCGGGTTCTTGTTTCAGTAGTTTAATACTTTCAGCAAGATCACCGTCGAAGACCCGCGTATCAGCCCAGGAGGCAGCAGTGTCGGGCGATACTTTAAACCCTTTTTGGGTAAATACAGCTTTGGGGGTTTCGTTCATTGGTGCGGCAAAGGGCCCTGTTGCAGTTGGCCAGTAAGCTGCCAGCGTTTCAAACGATTTCCTGCCCATAATAAGCAGGCCGGCCTCCACAATTTGTCCGACACTCCAGGCCCTCGAAGCTTCATCAGAGCTCTGGAAGACCCAATCTTTCTCTCCATTGGGACCGCCAACAAAACCGTCAACCGAGATCGACATTTTCATAATTAGCTTGCGCATAAGTCAGAGATTTGTTCCCGAAAATAAACCATCTCCTTGTAGCGATGCAGGGGTGATAGCGACAAAGACAGGGGGAATTGCGCATTCGCGGCCTCTGCCCTGAACATGGTTGTGTGTTGTTAGCTTAACATATAGTCCAGGATTGGCGCACATTTCTCCTTACATGGCTTGTAGTAGGCCCCATGTTTCCAGGTGGCTGATTTGGGAGATAAGCCCCACCAGAATTCGACCAGAGCCAAAGGCTCCATCTGATGACGGAATGCGTATTGCAGCAACTTCGGACCAGCACATTCCCCGGCACCTGCAGGCGGTTGTTTATAGCCGTGGGTGGTAAAGATATCTACCATATTTTTAAAATGGCCTGCCTTATTGATGAAGTTGTATTGCTCCAGGAGTCTTCGTTGTAGCGTGATGGAATGAGCTTTACGCAATTCCTTTAGCTGTGTAATGGCTGGTTGATGGAGGATAGCATCTTCCTGGGAAAGAGCGGCAATTTCATTGTTGATTTCTGATAAACGAATCATCCCGGCATTTAGAAAGCTGCCTGTTTTAAGTCCGTCGAATATGGGCTCTACAAATCGGTTGTGATGATTTCCATTTGCCAGCTTGCCGGAAAATGCCGACAGATAACCCAATATTCCATGCCGGGTTCGTACTACGAGTACGCCGAACATTTTACCAATAACAGCGCCATCGCCATTGTTATCCAGGCCAAAATTATGTTTCCACTCACTTTGCAGGGCAAGATGTTGTTGAAGCTCAGCAACCGCAATTTCACAAAGTGGATGAATGCTATCATTCAGGCTAAAAGTAAGTGTTTCGGCCATAGCCCTGGCAGTGTCCTGGTCCGTAAAACGACAGAAGGCCGTGCCTGTTTGTTGTTCCTGTTCAGTTACAGATTGATCATAATCGTCTTCTACATCGGTCATATACACGCTTGTTGGCATACGGCTCCAGCCTTGACAGGCCGGCTTAAAAAAGCGCAAAGGTAGGCGATTTTGTAATTACTGTGTTATGTACAACAGTGTTTCCATGCTTTGTATCATATGCCCAGTCAAAAAAAAATCATATAAAAAGTTGATAATGAAATATATTTCCTTACATTTGCTGCCCCAATACACCGGGTGTATGGTAGAAAATGATTCCGTAGCTCAGTTGGTAGAGCAATACACTTTTAATGTATGGGTCCTGGGTTCGAGTCCCAGCGGGATCACAGACAAGTTTCAAACCTCGCGCATGGCGCGGGGTTTTGTTTTTTAGTCAAGTGTCCCTGTCATTAAA is part of the Chitinophaga flava genome and encodes:
- a CDS encoding glutathionylspermidine synthase family protein, translated to MQRISIPPRNNWQSAVEKLGFGFHTTDIPYWDESAYYKFMLSEINRIESATQELWDMCLGAVQYVMDNNLYHRFAIPDGAIPYIEKTWQEDHPAIYGRFDFCYKNGHLKLLEFNADTPTSLYEAGIVQWFWLQDFDKSKDQFNSVHEKLIDGWKTLASYLRPGKLHFSCLKQTLEDLTNTEYLRDCAMQAGLDTKLVFIDDLGWDNSTRTFMDLENESIRNIFKLYPWEWLLRDDFGKNIPEDANQAFWIEPAWKMILSNKALLPILWEMYPNHPNLLPAWFDSHGMNRFVKKPILSREGANIEMVDNGQLLQSSDGGYGQEGYVFQELFELPAYDGKYPVIGSWVIAQQAAGMGIREADSLITDNKSRFVPHMIDG
- a CDS encoding dihydrofolate reductase family protein, whose translation is MRKLIMKMSISVDGFVGGPNGEKDWVFQSSDEASRAWSVGQIVEAGLLIMGRKSFETLAAYWPTATGPFAAPMNETPKAVFTQKGFKVSPDTAASWADTRVFDGDLAESIKLLKQEPGKPILALGGAGFMRSLIGTGLIDEYRLAIHPTVLGAGLPIFNAFAKPLDLKLVAAEDFPGGIVVHTYKPA
- a CDS encoding nuclear transport factor 2 family protein; this translates as MSAPNELEFIAHKWFEAFNEHDLEKLLSLYHDNAMHYSPKLKIRQPATGGLIKGKEALRVWWQDSFERYPHLQYILHTLTANQDRVFMEYLRQVPNEEDLLVGEVLEIKDGIITSSRVYHG
- a CDS encoding pseudouridylate synthase, with the translated sequence MRFFKPACQGWSRMPTSVYMTDVEDDYDQSVTEQEQQTGTAFCRFTDQDTARAMAETLTFSLNDSIHPLCEIAVAELQQHLALQSEWKHNFGLDNNGDGAVIGKMFGVLVVRTRHGILGYLSAFSGKLANGNHHNRFVEPIFDGLKTGSFLNAGMIRLSEINNEIAALSQEDAILHQPAITQLKELRKAHSITLQRRLLEQYNFINKAGHFKNMVDIFTTHGYKQPPAGAGECAGPKLLQYAFRHQMEPLALVEFWWGLSPKSATWKHGAYYKPCKEKCAPILDYMLS
- a CDS encoding GNAT family N-acetyltransferase, with the protein product MENKLSSIIIQKQAPLFTNISFLSMNIREVEQMELKNDTLLLKLLSDKDASVYYKLYTERMNEHPFLPDETPLAFTTRILQLCNVLFTIRLRNQPEIIIGDCALHDWDQKNNEIEIGGSLFKAYQGKGYMQSAFDLLIEHAKDRYHVKKIIGKTQVDNNHAIRLVEKLGFQKEKEENSTVLLSKIL
- a CDS encoding tyrosinase family protein, whose protein sequence is MTRNGIGVRRSIIEIQNDYDAGINNDLEKLMTAWAYIKALPPTDPNSFFVIGGYHGEPFAGEGATNPEWWGGYCNHQNVLFPTWHRVYVYKLEKALQTTPGCEDVMQPYWDETDSYSTTYGIPRALTAPKFTFKGEFPQCLRDKGIVPDDNNAIDNPLASFIFPKKITDQVNNDDSVYSKPQGYQTVRYPLSGLVGTPQAQATTYEYNANFFDPNANIALLNANVLQWLNNVTYYIPGCGPGDGTTRPAGIAKAFSDCLDAPIYTIFSNTQSAAYYGKGYTALEHPHNDIHLAVGGFTLPTGINNGGYDASQLPDANGDMGENDTAGLDPIFFFHHCNIDRVFWLWQQKQGFTERFDIIEDPADLGTSNGFNGGAGQGPANGQTENETLTMTTALKPFIKTDTTYFTSEDCINIESQLNYTYTDGSLSQNDVVAAARTASALDSKRSNLHLYISGLSRGGIKGSFIVGVYATKGDDKRYLVGYQSVLSRWDVGGCANCQAHLGISGAVSLNQYTEEEVSGMKFHLEIFGREKQNTERFKQFRALVAADTPPYKLEVR